In a single window of the Marinobacter bohaiensis genome:
- a CDS encoding DMT family transporter → MSGRTVNSAILLLVIGNAMALVSDVFIKLLEPGSPVFQFVFLRCLITLALLLPFLGQLDRGRLFAGLGVHTLRAHIHLVGIVCMVFALGALPLATANAVFYAAPVLVMVFSVLFFRERLDSRSVLAVVSGFIGILVILRPVAINWMALSALAVAASLAVNALLVRKLPDGQSTVHKLFLNYLLVLPASALLMLWEGAAFDPSLLLTAAGSALFILGYNMTVLLAYRHVDASQVTSAEYTGLIWAILLGWTLFGEAPDLWFILGASMIVLPLLLISLRQRRPQRRRRGVLVGESSQVGDCP, encoded by the coding sequence ATGTCCGGACGCACCGTCAACAGCGCCATCCTGTTGCTGGTTATCGGCAATGCCATGGCCCTGGTTTCCGACGTCTTCATCAAGCTGCTGGAACCGGGCTCGCCGGTGTTCCAGTTCGTGTTCCTGCGCTGCCTGATCACCCTGGCGCTGCTGCTGCCGTTCCTGGGTCAACTGGACCGCGGCCGGCTGTTCGCGGGCCTGGGCGTTCACACCCTGCGTGCCCACATCCACCTGGTGGGCATCGTCTGCATGGTGTTCGCCCTGGGCGCCCTGCCACTGGCCACCGCCAACGCCGTGTTCTACGCCGCGCCGGTGCTGGTGATGGTGTTCTCGGTGCTGTTCTTCCGCGAACGCCTGGACAGCCGCAGCGTGTTGGCCGTGGTAAGCGGGTTCATCGGCATTCTGGTGATCCTGCGGCCGGTGGCGATCAACTGGATGGCCCTGAGCGCCCTGGCGGTGGCAGCCAGCCTGGCGGTCAACGCGCTGCTGGTGCGCAAACTGCCGGACGGCCAGTCCACGGTGCACAAGCTGTTCCTCAACTACCTGCTGGTGCTGCCCGCCAGCGCGCTCTTGATGCTGTGGGAGGGGGCGGCCTTCGACCCGTCGCTGCTGCTCACCGCCGCCGGCTCGGCGCTGTTCATCCTGGGCTACAACATGACGGTGCTGCTGGCCTATCGCCACGTGGACGCCAGCCAGGTCACCAGCGCCGAATACACCGGCCTGATCTGGGCCATCCTGCTGGGCTGGACCCTGTTCGGCGAGGCGCCGGACCTGTGGTTTATCCTCGGCGCCAGCATGATCGTCCTGCCGCTGCTGCTGATCAGCCTGCGCCAGCGGCGGCCACAGCGGAGGCGGCGCGGGGTTCTGGTGGGTGAATCAAGCCAGGTCGGAGACTGCCCATAG
- a CDS encoding acyltransferase family protein, giving the protein MAGASQRLQALDALRGIAAVGVMLFHYIPYYDELYGHDFEPWSPLAFGRYGVHLFYILSGFVIFMTLERTSTARWFGLARAFRLLPALWVGILLTSLSVHFLGPADRATTLTETLWNFSLLHEYLGMGPVDGAYWSLVVEATFYVWMALLFYGLGAQRLRPVFWAWVIGSYVAVRYWKSIPDGLDFLVKDLLFMKYAPLFISGMLLYRWHRHGTPPLWDRVLLVLSIGHCLLAYKAPFNVFVLGCYGVFILAITGYLNLLANRFLLTLGSLSYSLYLVHQNIGYGIIGLSYDAGLPGGVGVALAVATALCLAWLIHKGVEQPALRWFRERRKQTAESTPSGGEALDVGR; this is encoded by the coding sequence ATGGCCGGAGCCAGCCAGCGATTGCAGGCCCTCGACGCCCTGCGCGGCATCGCCGCCGTCGGGGTCATGCTGTTTCACTACATTCCCTATTACGACGAGCTCTACGGCCACGATTTCGAGCCCTGGAGCCCGCTGGCGTTCGGACGCTACGGCGTCCATCTTTTCTACATCCTCAGTGGCTTCGTCATTTTCATGACCCTGGAACGCACGTCGACAGCGCGCTGGTTCGGGCTGGCCCGCGCCTTTCGCCTGCTGCCGGCACTCTGGGTTGGCATTCTCCTGACCAGTCTGTCGGTGCACTTCCTGGGACCGGCCGACCGCGCCACCACGCTGACAGAAACCCTGTGGAACTTCAGCCTGCTGCACGAATACCTGGGGATGGGTCCAGTGGACGGTGCCTACTGGAGCCTGGTGGTGGAAGCCACGTTCTATGTGTGGATGGCGCTGCTGTTCTACGGGCTGGGCGCCCAGCGCCTGCGGCCGGTGTTCTGGGCCTGGGTGATCGGCAGCTATGTGGCGGTGCGCTACTGGAAGTCGATTCCGGACGGCCTGGATTTCCTGGTCAAGGACCTGCTGTTCATGAAGTACGCCCCGCTGTTCATCAGCGGCATGCTGCTCTACCGCTGGCACCGCCACGGCACGCCGCCGCTGTGGGACCGGGTGCTGCTGGTGCTGTCCATCGGCCACTGCCTGCTGGCCTACAAGGCGCCGTTCAACGTCTTCGTGCTGGGCTGCTACGGCGTGTTTATCCTGGCGATCACCGGCTACCTGAACCTGCTGGCCAACCGCTTCCTGCTGACGCTGGGCAGCCTGTCCTACAGCCTCTACCTGGTACACCAGAACATCGGCTACGGGATCATTGGCCTGAGCTACGACGCCGGATTACCCGGCGGGGTGGGCGTGGCCCTGGCCGTAGCCACCGCGCTGTGCCTCGCCTGGCTGATTCACAAGGGCGTGGAACAGCCGGCCCTGCGCTGGTTCCGCGAGCGCCGCAAGCAGACCGCCGAGTCCACGCCGTCCGGCGGCGAAGCGCTGGACGTCGGTCGCTAG